A window of the Maniola hyperantus chromosome 16, iAphHyp1.2, whole genome shotgun sequence genome harbors these coding sequences:
- the LOC117989712 gene encoding keratin-associated protein 6-2-like — MKSFIVVCALVACALAGSDSEKRDKRGYLSGGLGGHGGGYSGGYSGGYSGGLGGGLGGGLGGGYGGLGGGHAQVITVNKVVNTQRVVEVPQLVNVRKVVSVPQVVSVNKVVAAPSYSSGIGIGGYSSGIGSGYSSGYSSGIGSGYSGYSSGIGSGYSSGYSSGSGWW, encoded by the exons ATGAAATCCTTC ATCGTAGTGTGCGCGCTGGTGGCCTGCGCCCTGGCCGGCTCCGACAGCGAGAAGCGCGACAAGAGAGGCTACCTGAGCGGCGGGCTCGGCGGCCACGGCGGCGGCTACAGCGGCGGCTACAGCGGCGGCTACAGCGGTGGGCTCGGCGGCGGGCTCGGCGGCGGCCTCGGCGGCGGATACGGTGGCCTCGGAGGAGGACACGCGCAGGTCATCACCGTCAACAAGGTCGTCAACACGCAGCGCGTCGTCGAAGTCCCACAGTTGGTCAATGTACGCAAGGTGGTCTCCGTGCCCCAAGTGGTGTCCGTGAACAAGGTGGTAGCCGCGCCCAGCTACAGCAGCGGCATCGGCATCGGAGGTTACTCATCCGGCATTGGCTCCGGCTACTCGTCCGGCTACTCGTCCGGCATCGGCTCCGGCTACTCCGGCTACTCGTCCGGCATCGGCTCCGGCTACTCGTCCGGCTACTCCAGCGGCTCCGGCTGGTGGTGA
- the LOC117989349 gene encoding uncharacterized protein: MKFLMCVLLAAVALSAVSAGYIRSGWNGGYGGGYGGGYGGGYSRPIVISRSYGGLGGGYGGGYSGGYGGGYSGGYGNGWNRAFRLLKRVASHRARKDSLAIYKDQVALNTHTQSPLPKLTTPLNMKFLMCVLLAAVALSAVSAGYLRGGYGGGYGGGYGGGYGGGHGGGWNRGYSRPIVISRSYGGYGGHGGGYGGGYGGGYGGGYGGGFGGGHGGGYRSGWSRGGGWW, from the exons ATGAAATTCCTT ATGTGTGTACTCCTGGCGGCCGTCGCCCTGAGCGCGGTGTCTGCCGGCTACATCCGCAGCGGCTGGAACGGCGGCTACGGTGGCGGCTACGGTGGTGGCTACGGTGGTGGCTACAGCAGACCCATCGTGATCTCCCGCAGCTACGGCGGTCTCGGCGGCGGGTACGGCGGTGGCTACAGCGGCGGCTACGGCGGCGGCTACAGCGGCGGCTACGGCAACGGCTGGAACCGAG CCTTTCGGCTTCTGaaa cgagtagcgagtcaTCGTGCGCGCAAGGACTCGCTCGCGATATATAAGGATCAAGTCGCTCTGAACACACATACTCAGTCGCCACTCCCGAAACTGACTACTCCTCTCAACATGAAATTCCTT ATGTGTGTACTCCTCGCGGCCGTCGCCCTGAGCGCGGTGTCTGCTGGCTACCTCCGCGGCGGGTACGGCGGCGGCTACGGTGGTGGCTACGGCGGCGGCTACGGGGGCGGCCACGGTGGCGGTTGGAACCGGGGCTACAGCAGGCCCATCGTGATCTCCCGCAGCTACGGCGGATACGGCGGTCACGGCGGCGGCTACGGCGGCGGCTACGGCGGCGGCTACGGCGGCGGCTACGGTGGCGGCTTCGGTGGTGGCCACGGAGGAGGCTACCGCAGCGGCTGGTCCCGAGGAGGAGGCTGGTGGTAA
- the LOC138403431 gene encoding neuropeptide-like protein 31, producing the protein MRARTRNWLAVYKGYVALNTHTQSPLPKLTTPLNMKFLMCVLLAAVALSAVSAGYIRSGWNGGYGGWNGGYGSGYGGGWNRGYSGYSSPIVISSGYGGYGSGYGHGYGNGYGNGWNRGGWW; encoded by the exons ATGCGTGCGAGGACTCGGAACTGGCTCGCAGTATATAAGGGTTATGTCGCTCTGAACACACATACTCAGTCGCCACTCCCGAAACTGACTACTCCTCTCAACATGAAATTCCTT ATGTGTGTACTCCTGGCGGCCGTCGCCCTGAGCGCAGTGTCTGCCGGCTACATCCGCAGCGGCTGGAACGGCGGCTACGGCGGCTGGAACGGCGGCTACGGTAGCGGCTACGGCGGCGGCTGGAACCGCGGCTACAGCGGCTACAGCAGCCCCATCGTTATTTCCAGTGGCTACGGCGGCTACGGCAGCGGTTACGGCCACGGCTACGGCAACGGCTACGGCAACGGCTGGAACCGCGGAGGCTGGTGGTAA